Proteins found in one Methylosinus sp. PW1 genomic segment:
- a CDS encoding outer membrane protein produces MKRILASTALVLLSESAATAGSPVRYNEPPTSSQLPSYPVGEQSREAGRNDDVTGSIRGRSYRGRTYAPIVSKDGFAPARPVAPPPSWTGFYVGATLGTGWAKFRLSDKWSNFDGVGMFGASVGATAGFDYQFSPSIVAGIAVDGNVNTTAAKDSSSSGESTFREAASWALRGRLGTLTSDDTLVYVTAGVSEVFTRESDSGSSGGSNARFVGGVFGAGVETRLTGNLYGRVEYLHGVYGKRSFDGGASYVHPDTGVARIGLIFRPSESDGRDAPFAPTGARGPLLRESWTGAHIGAHGGVAWASTKFSDSNSSTDGVGGAGGVGGVLLGYDYQYGRSVFGLEVDGSAGGARSTSSQVFPPTSAQTAYEWDYSIRARAGHLFGDTLLFGTAGWSQTYGRLTTVGLFGTSASHAFTGFQLGGGMETMLTEHVGARLEYLHSFYEKYAAVLGSSTDARPTTGKTRAAVIYKF; encoded by the coding sequence ATGAAAAGAATTCTTGCTTCGACGGCGCTCGTTCTTTTGTCCGAGAGCGCCGCGACGGCGGGCTCGCCTGTCCGCTACAATGAACCCCCGACTTCTTCTCAGCTTCCCTCTTATCCCGTTGGCGAACAGTCGCGCGAGGCCGGGCGCAATGACGACGTGACCGGCTCTATCCGCGGGCGATCGTATCGCGGCCGAACATACGCGCCGATCGTCAGCAAAGATGGTTTTGCGCCGGCCCGTCCGGTCGCCCCTCCGCCGAGCTGGACAGGATTCTATGTCGGCGCGACGCTCGGAACCGGCTGGGCGAAGTTCCGGCTCTCTGACAAGTGGTCGAATTTCGATGGCGTCGGCATGTTCGGCGCGAGCGTCGGCGCGACAGCCGGCTTCGATTATCAATTCTCGCCTTCGATCGTCGCGGGTATCGCCGTCGACGGCAATGTGAACACCACGGCGGCAAAGGACAGTAGCTCTTCCGGCGAGTCGACCTTCCGAGAGGCCGCCTCTTGGGCGTTACGCGGGAGGCTCGGAACCCTCACGTCCGACGACACGCTCGTTTACGTGACTGCCGGCGTCTCGGAAGTGTTCACCAGAGAGAGCGACTCCGGCTCATCTGGAGGCAGCAACGCGCGATTTGTCGGCGGCGTGTTCGGAGCGGGTGTCGAGACCCGGCTGACGGGCAATCTCTATGGTCGCGTCGAATATCTTCACGGGGTCTATGGAAAGCGCAGTTTCGACGGCGGCGCGTCCTACGTTCACCCGGATACGGGCGTCGCTCGCATCGGCCTCATCTTCAGACCGTCCGAGTCGGACGGGCGCGACGCGCCATTCGCCCCCACGGGCGCGAGGGGGCCGCTGTTGCGTGAGAGCTGGACGGGCGCGCATATCGGCGCGCATGGGGGCGTCGCGTGGGCCAGCACCAAGTTTTCCGATTCGAACAGTTCGACCGATGGCGTCGGCGGCGCTGGGGGCGTCGGCGGTGTCCTGCTCGGCTACGACTATCAGTATGGGCGATCGGTCTTCGGCCTCGAAGTCGACGGCAGCGCGGGCGGCGCGAGATCGACTTCAAGTCAAGTGTTCCCTCCGACCAGCGCGCAGACCGCCTATGAATGGGATTATTCCATTCGGGCGCGTGCGGGCCATTTGTTCGGCGACACGCTCCTGTTTGGAACGGCGGGGTGGTCGCAGACCTATGGACGGCTCACGACTGTGGGGTTGTTCGGCACCAGCGCATCGCACGCCTTCACGGGCTTTCAGCTCGGCGGCGGCATGGAAACGATGCTGACGGAGCATGTCGGCGCGCGCCTGGAATACCTCCACAGCTTCTATGAAAAATACGCCGCCGTGCTCGGATCGTCGACGGATGCACGACCGACGACCGGAAAGACCCGTGCAGCCGTGATCTATAAATTCTGA
- a CDS encoding TIGR04255 family protein — protein sequence MSDTSRPEHLPDFKSPPLNEVVLGVQFEPAREYKQILATEVWQLFRSEYPFVEETQALPPTFEVFGRSGPARGLQFGLVTGAQHDRFWFVSPSKEQLIQFQIDRLLHNWRKVGDKTNEYPRFEKMIFSFEKELRTLEAYFNQLEPQRLMCNQAEISYINQIRICPNDGLQKIGDWLRFVDFFDEPNDITCVTRRVLFDAQNNQPVGRLSCEMNYARDPKGGGTIDLNLTVRGAPSEQSIDAAISFLKYGREVIGTEFASITTDSAHNVWERVR from the coding sequence ATGTCTGACACGTCTCGCCCCGAACACCTGCCCGATTTCAAGAGTCCACCCCTGAATGAGGTGGTCCTTGGAGTCCAGTTTGAGCCCGCTCGGGAATACAAGCAGATACTGGCTACCGAGGTGTGGCAGCTTTTTAGATCGGAATATCCGTTCGTCGAAGAGACACAGGCGCTGCCACCGACTTTCGAAGTGTTCGGCCGTTCTGGTCCTGCTAGAGGTTTGCAGTTCGGACTGGTGACAGGTGCTCAGCACGATCGATTTTGGTTCGTCTCTCCGTCGAAGGAGCAACTTATTCAGTTTCAGATCGATCGCCTTTTGCACAACTGGCGCAAGGTGGGAGACAAGACGAACGAATATCCTCGCTTTGAGAAAATGATTTTCTCGTTTGAAAAAGAGCTTCGAACCCTTGAGGCATACTTCAATCAACTTGAACCACAGCGATTGATGTGTAATCAAGCTGAAATCTCATACATCAATCAAATTCGGATTTGCCCGAATGATGGCCTCCAAAAAATTGGAGACTGGCTTCGCTTTGTCGACTTTTTCGACGAGCCAAACGATATCACGTGCGTCACCCGAAGGGTGCTGTTTGATGCTCAAAATAATCAGCCTGTTGGTCGCTTGAGCTGCGAAATGAATTACGCACGCGATCCCAAAGGCGGAGGAACAATTGACCTGAACCTCACCGTGCGAGGCGCTCCTTCGGAGCAATCGATTGACGCAGCAATCAGTTTTTTGAAATACGGTCGTGAGGTGATAGGGACCGAGTTCGCGTCGATCACCACCGATTCCGCGCACAACGTTTGGGAGAGGGTGAGATGA
- the mce gene encoding methylmalonyl-CoA epimerase, whose amino-acid sequence MIGRLNHVAIAVSDLAAATATYKNTLGAKVSEPESLPEHGVTVVFVELPNTKIELLQPLGEGSPIAGFVAKNPAGGIHHLCYEVDDILTARDQLKAAGARVLGDGEPKIGAHGKPVLFLHPKDFNGALVELEQA is encoded by the coding sequence ATGATCGGACGCTTGAATCATGTGGCCATCGCCGTCTCGGACCTCGCGGCGGCGACGGCGACATATAAAAATACGCTCGGCGCCAAGGTCTCCGAGCCGGAGTCTCTTCCCGAGCACGGCGTCACGGTCGTTTTCGTCGAGCTGCCCAACACCAAGATCGAGCTGCTGCAGCCGCTCGGCGAAGGATCGCCGATCGCCGGCTTCGTCGCCAAAAATCCGGCCGGCGGCATTCATCATCTCTGCTATGAGGTGGATGATATTCTGACGGCGCGCGACCAGCTGAAAGCCGCCGGCGCGCGCGTGCTGGGCGATGGCGAGCCGAAGATCGGCGCCCATGGCAAGCCGGTGCTCTTCCTGCATCCGAAGGATTTCAACGGGGCCTTGGTGGAGCTCGAGCAGGCCTGA
- a CDS encoding DUF1467 family protein, protein MPFTTPLAVAIYLTIWWIVLFAILPFGVRSSEEEGDTPAGGDPGAPVAPKLWIKAVATTIVSAILFWLFVLYVKWMA, encoded by the coding sequence TTGCCATTTACGACGCCGCTCGCCGTAGCGATCTACCTCACGATATGGTGGATCGTGCTGTTCGCGATTCTTCCTTTCGGCGTTCGCTCCTCGGAAGAGGAGGGCGACACGCCGGCGGGAGGGGATCCGGGCGCGCCCGTGGCGCCCAAGCTGTGGATAAAAGCCGTCGCGACGACGATCGTCTCGGCGATCTTGTTCTGGCTCTTCGTGCTCTATGTGAAATGGATGGCCTGA